A single window of Granulicella mallensis MP5ACTX8 DNA harbors:
- a CDS encoding type I restriction-modification system subunit M has protein sequence MLQLNAKLLSLIRALWDRFWAGGISNPLSAIEQITYLLFMKQLDELDLKREKDAEFTGDHFTSRFKGKFYLPHDTAKKEPIDKATLRWSYFKEMKAELMLPHVQQKVFPFIKGLNGKGSSFTHHMANAVFLIPSANLLQGAIATIEDIFAEIEREAREDGHLFQDIQGDVYEMLLNEISTAGKNGQFRTPRHIIKLVSELVNPQLGHRICDPACGTAGFLLDAYQYIITQLAKKKKKRQALTPDEDGFVRSSVSGMLTQDNKDILEQSLYGYDFDTTMVRLALMNLMMHGIDNPNVDYQDTLSKKFTEEEEYDIVMANPPFTGSIDKGDINESLQLNTTKTELLFTERIFTLLKTGGTAGIIIPQGVLFGSGGAFVEARKKLVEDAELKAVISLPSGVFKPYAGVATAILVFTRGGKTKHTWFYRIDKDGLSLDDKRQRISESDLPDVVAQWKARNPLHPGDRKAKCFFVPVQEIRDKQYDLSFNRYHEADHDETEYEEPKVILQKLKTLEDKIQQGIAELEGILG, from the coding sequence ATGCTCCAACTCAACGCCAAACTTCTTTCGCTTATTCGCGCCCTCTGGGACCGCTTCTGGGCGGGCGGAATCTCCAATCCACTTTCCGCCATCGAGCAGATCACATACCTGCTTTTCATGAAGCAACTCGATGAACTCGACCTCAAACGCGAAAAGGATGCCGAGTTTACAGGTGACCATTTCACTTCTCGCTTCAAGGGTAAGTTCTATCTGCCGCACGATACCGCCAAAAAAGAACCCATTGATAAGGCCACTCTGCGTTGGAGCTACTTTAAGGAGATGAAGGCGGAACTCATGCTGCCCCATGTGCAGCAAAAAGTCTTCCCATTCATTAAAGGACTCAACGGAAAAGGCAGCTCTTTTACGCACCATATGGCGAATGCTGTCTTCCTGATTCCTAGCGCCAATCTCCTCCAGGGCGCTATCGCAACTATTGAAGACATCTTTGCTGAGATCGAACGGGAAGCGCGCGAAGACGGGCATCTTTTTCAGGACATTCAGGGCGATGTCTATGAGATGTTGCTCAACGAAATCAGCACGGCTGGAAAAAACGGCCAGTTTCGTACTCCACGCCACATCATCAAGCTCGTCAGCGAGTTGGTGAACCCGCAGCTAGGCCACCGGATTTGTGATCCAGCTTGCGGTACGGCTGGCTTTTTGCTGGACGCGTATCAGTACATCATTACCCAACTCGCCAAAAAGAAGAAAAAACGCCAGGCGCTTACTCCGGATGAAGATGGCTTTGTCCGCAGCAGTGTAAGCGGAATGCTCACTCAGGACAATAAGGACATCCTTGAGCAGAGTCTCTATGGGTATGACTTCGATACAACCATGGTCAGGCTTGCACTCATGAATCTCATGATGCACGGCATCGACAATCCCAACGTCGACTACCAGGACACCCTCAGCAAGAAGTTTACCGAGGAAGAAGAATACGACATTGTCATGGCCAATCCGCCCTTTACAGGAAGCATCGATAAGGGCGATATCAATGAAAGCCTTCAACTCAACACTACTAAGACAGAGTTGCTATTCACCGAGCGTATCTTCACCCTGCTCAAGACCGGTGGTACCGCCGGAATTATCATCCCGCAGGGCGTTCTCTTCGGCTCCGGCGGCGCATTTGTAGAGGCTCGCAAGAAACTCGTGGAAGATGCTGAGTTAAAGGCCGTCATCTCACTGCCCAGTGGTGTCTTCAAACCGTACGCCGGAGTGGCGACCGCCATTCTTGTCTTCACGCGCGGGGGTAAGACCAAGCACACCTGGTTCTATCGCATTGATAAAGACGGTCTCTCGCTCGATGACAAGCGCCAGCGCATTTCTGAGAGCGACTTACCCGATGTGGTGGCGCAGTGGAAGGCTCGAAATCCTCTGCACCCCGGTGACCGCAAGGCGAAATGCTTCTTCGTTCCCGTACAAGAAATTCGTGACAAGCAATACGATCTTTCCTTCAACCGTTACCATGAGGCCGATCACGACGAAACCGAATACGAAGAGCCCAAGGTGATTCTCCAGAAGCTCAAAACGCTTGAAGACAAGATTCAGCAGGGCATCGCCGAACTTGAAGGGATTTTGGGATGA
- a CDS encoding type I restriction endonuclease subunit R gives MPSESATRKEIIDLRLKEAGWRVSDPTQVIEEYFLPPPNNDDNATELALDKRLDQSGSREFSDYVLLGKNGKPVAVVEAKQSSKSAELGREQAKQYCQNIQANHDGELPFCFYTNGHEIFFWNLGEAPPQKVHGFPTRQDLERLLFIRKHKKALSTELINTAIAGRDFQLQAIRSVMEGIERNRRLFLLVMATGTGKTRTCIALIDALMRAGRVQRILFLVDRIALRGQALDAFKEHIPDEPRWPNLGEKAIATDRRIYVATYPTMLNIVRDETGTLSPHFFDLIVIDESHRSIYNTYGEVLDYFNAIKLGLTATPRDVVDHNTFTLFECEDGLPTFAYSYDEAIAHVPPYLCDFRVLKIKTRFQDEGISKRTISLEDQKQLILEGKEIEDINFEGSDLEKTVTNHATNALIVREFMEESIKDPNGVLPGKTIFFCMSMKHARRIETIFDSLYPEYKGELAKVMVSDDPRVYGRGGLLDQFTRNDMPRVAISVDMLDTGIDVREIVNLVFAKPVYSYTKFWQMIGRGTRLLESEKIKSWCPEKNVFQVIDCWDNFEYFKITPKGKELKSQIPLPVRFVGVRIDKIEAAQTLGYASIAEKEISSLRTQIAALPTRSVAIMEAQARLARCQKEDFWQPLTAEHLAFLRHAIQPLFRVISQEDFKAMRFTKEVLEASLAHMKGEKEKYAALTESLMAQVSELPLSVNIVAQQGGIIQKAQTNHYWATMTDQSFDHLAEQLSPLMHFRDGRGVGDGPAKFNFADVLAAKEFVEFGPEHESLSIAQYRQLVEQRVKELTASNPILQKIRDGEPVDEMDAETLAAQLQDEHPHITLQLLRRVYQHQSAPFLKFIRHILGIEILESFPDTVSRSIDQFIAEHPTLTSHQLQFLNLLRDYLIHRGGVEKRDLIQAPFTIIHPSGIRGVFSPAEINEILALTERLAA, from the coding sequence ATGCCAAGTGAGTCTGCAACACGAAAGGAAATCATTGACCTCCGTCTCAAGGAGGCTGGGTGGCGTGTGTCTGATCCGACGCAGGTAATCGAAGAGTATTTTTTGCCGCCACCCAATAACGACGACAACGCGACAGAGCTAGCTCTAGATAAGAGATTGGACCAGTCCGGCTCCAGAGAGTTTAGCGATTACGTTCTCCTCGGAAAAAACGGGAAGCCTGTGGCCGTTGTCGAAGCCAAGCAATCGTCTAAGAGTGCAGAACTCGGACGCGAACAAGCAAAACAGTATTGCCAGAACATCCAGGCGAATCACGATGGGGAGTTGCCCTTCTGCTTTTACACGAATGGTCACGAAATTTTCTTCTGGAATCTAGGCGAGGCCCCACCTCAAAAAGTTCATGGTTTCCCCACGCGACAAGACCTGGAGCGCCTTCTCTTCATACGGAAGCACAAGAAAGCTCTCTCTACTGAGCTGATCAACACGGCAATCGCGGGACGTGATTTCCAGCTCCAGGCTATTCGATCGGTCATGGAGGGTATCGAAAGGAATCGCCGTCTGTTTCTTTTGGTCATGGCGACCGGCACTGGCAAAACCCGTACTTGTATTGCCTTGATTGACGCTCTTATGCGGGCAGGACGCGTGCAGCGAATACTGTTTCTAGTGGACCGCATTGCACTACGTGGACAAGCTCTCGACGCATTCAAAGAGCATATTCCTGATGAACCTCGTTGGCCCAATCTCGGTGAAAAGGCCATCGCCACAGATCGCCGGATCTACGTCGCTACGTATCCGACAATGCTCAACATTGTTCGCGACGAAACCGGCACACTTTCACCGCATTTTTTCGACCTTATTGTTATCGATGAAAGCCACCGTTCCATCTACAACACCTATGGAGAGGTGCTTGACTATTTCAACGCCATCAAACTCGGTCTGACTGCCACGCCTCGCGATGTCGTAGATCATAATACCTTCACCCTTTTCGAGTGCGAGGACGGACTACCGACCTTCGCCTACTCTTACGATGAGGCAATCGCACACGTTCCGCCTTACCTCTGTGATTTTCGCGTCCTCAAGATAAAGACGAGGTTCCAAGATGAAGGCATCAGCAAGCGCACCATCAGTCTTGAAGACCAAAAGCAACTTATCCTTGAAGGCAAGGAAATCGAAGATATCAATTTCGAAGGTAGTGATCTAGAGAAGACAGTTACTAATCACGCCACGAATGCTCTTATCGTGAGGGAATTCATGGAGGAATCCATCAAGGACCCGAATGGCGTACTTCCCGGTAAAACTATCTTCTTTTGTATGTCGATGAAACACGCTCGGAGAATCGAAACTATCTTCGACTCCCTCTACCCCGAATACAAAGGCGAGTTGGCCAAGGTGATGGTTTCTGATGATCCCCGCGTTTATGGCAGGGGCGGTTTGCTTGATCAATTTACTCGCAACGATATGCCCCGCGTTGCCATCAGCGTGGACATGCTGGATACCGGCATCGACGTTCGGGAAATCGTTAATCTCGTGTTCGCCAAGCCGGTTTACAGTTACACAAAGTTCTGGCAGATGATCGGACGTGGTACTCGTTTGCTGGAATCGGAGAAAATCAAGTCCTGGTGTCCTGAGAAGAATGTTTTCCAGGTCATCGACTGCTGGGACAACTTCGAATACTTTAAGATCACGCCAAAGGGCAAGGAACTCAAGTCGCAGATTCCGCTCCCCGTGCGCTTTGTCGGCGTTCGTATTGACAAGATCGAAGCGGCACAAACTCTCGGTTACGCCAGTATTGCGGAAAAGGAAATTTCCTCTCTCCGTACTCAGATTGCTGCTCTTCCAACGCGGTCGGTGGCGATCATGGAGGCACAAGCGCGGCTAGCACGGTGTCAGAAGGAAGACTTTTGGCAGCCGCTTACTGCAGAACATCTTGCCTTCCTGCGCCATGCCATTCAGCCGCTTTTCCGCGTCATTTCGCAAGAAGATTTCAAGGCTATGCGATTTACGAAGGAGGTCTTGGAGGCTTCCCTGGCTCATATGAAGGGCGAGAAGGAGAAGTATGCCGCACTCACGGAAAGCCTCATGGCACAGGTCAGCGAACTTCCACTTTCCGTGAATATCGTTGCGCAACAAGGTGGCATCATTCAGAAAGCCCAAACCAATCACTATTGGGCCACTATGACCGACCAAAGCTTCGATCACCTCGCCGAGCAGCTCTCTCCTCTCATGCATTTCCGCGATGGCCGTGGCGTCGGCGACGGTCCAGCCAAATTCAACTTTGCTGATGTGCTTGCCGCTAAGGAATTCGTCGAGTTCGGTCCTGAGCATGAGTCACTCAGTATTGCGCAATATCGGCAGCTAGTAGAGCAGAGAGTGAAAGAGCTTACCGCAAGCAATCCTATTCTCCAGAAAATTCGTGATGGTGAGCCTGTTGACGAAATGGATGCCGAAACTCTCGCTGCGCAGCTCCAGGACGAGCATCCGCACATTACGCTTCAGCTCTTGCGCCGGGTCTACCAACATCAATCGGCACCGTTTCTCAAATTCATCCGCCACATTTTGGGGATCGAAATCCTGGAAAGTTTTCCAGACACAGTTTCACGCTCGATCGACCAGTTCATTGCCGAGCACCCGACACTTACAAGCCATCAGCTACAGTTCCTCAATCTTCTGCGTGACTATCTAATTCATCGTGGAGGTGTCGAGAAACGCGACCTGATCCAGGCTCCTTTCACCATCATTCACCCTAGCGGAATTCGTGGCGTATTTTCTCCGGCGGAAATCAACGAGATCCTTGCTCTGACTGAAAGGCTTGCTGCTTAA